The following nucleotide sequence is from Saccharothrix texasensis.
CTGCTGACCCGTCGTGACCACCTGCGCCTGTCGGTGACGCCGGGGTGAACGGCTACCCTGAGTACGAGGAACCCACCGACGACGTGCGAGGTCTGGCGGCATCGTGTTCAACACCCTTTCCGACCGGCTCACCTCGGTCCTGCAGAACCTGCGGGGCAAGGGGCGGCTGTCCGAGGCCGACATCGACGCGACCGCGCGCGAGATCCGGGTCGCGCTGCTGGAGGCCGACGTCGCGCTGCCCGTGGTGCGCACGTTCATCGCGAAGGTCAAGGAGCGCGCCAAGGGCGCCGAGGTCAGCCAGGCCCTGAACCCGGCCCAGCAGGTCGTCAAGATCGTCAACGAGGAGCTGGTCGGCATCCTCGGCGGGGAGACCCGCAGGCTCAACCTGGCGAAGAACCCGCCCACCGTGATCATGCTCGCGGGTCTGCAGGGCGCCGGTAAGACCACCCTGGCGGGCAAGCTCGCCCGGTGGCTCAAGGCGCAGGGCCACACCCCGATGCTGGTGGCCTGCGACCTCCAGCGCCCCAACGCGGTGACCCAGCTGCAGGTGGTCGGCCAGCGGGCGGGCGTGCCCGTGTTCGCCCCCGAGCCCGGCAACGGCGTGGGCGACCCGGTCGACGTGGCGCGCAAGGGCATCGAGGAGGCCAAGCGGGCGCAGCACGACGTCGTCGTGGTCGACACCGCGGGCCGCCTCGGCGTCGACGAGGAGATGATGCGCCAGGCCGTCGACATCCGCGCCGCCGTGCAGCCCGACGAGGTGCTGTTCGTGGTCGACGCGATGATCGGCCAGGACGCGGTGAACACCGCCACGGCGTTCCAGGACGGCGTCGGCTTCACCGGCGTGGTGCTCACCAAGCTCGACGGCGACGCCCGCGGTGGCGCCGCGCTCAGCGTCCGCGAGGTCACCGGCCAGCCCATCCTGTTCGCCTCGAACGGTGAGAAGCTCGAGGACTTCGACGTCTTCCACCCGGACCGGATGGCGAGCCGCATCCTGGGCATGGGCGACATGCTCACCCTCATCGAGCAGGCGGAACAGGCCTTCGACGCCGACCAGGCCGAGGCCGCCGCGGTCAAGATGGGCTCCGGCCAGCTCACGCTCGAGGACTTCCTGGAGCAGATGCTGGCCCTGCGCAAGATGGGCCCGATCGCGAACCTGCTCGGCATGCTGCCCGGCGCGGGCCAGATGAAGGACCAGCTGGCCAACCTGGACGAGAAGCACCTGGACCGGGTGCAGGCGATCATCCGGGGCATGACCCCCGCCGAGCGCGACGACCCGAAGATCATCAACGCGTCCCGCCGGCTGCGCATCGCCAACGGCTCGGGCGTCCGGGTCAGCGACGTGAACGACCTGGTCAACCGCTTCTTCGAAGCGCGCAAGATGATGAGCCAGATGGCCGGCCGCTTCGGCCTGCCGGGTGGCGGCAAGAACAACCGCAAGGGCAAGGGCAAGAAGGGGAAGAAGGGCAAGGGCCGCGGCCCCACGCCGCCGAAGGTGCGCGGCGGGTTCCCCGGCATGCCCGGCATGATGCCCGGGATGCCCGGCATGCCGCCCCAGGGCGGCGGCGGTCCCGCGCTGCCGCCGGGGCTGGGCGGCTTCGACCAGCTCCCACCCGGTTTCGACCCGTCGAAGCTGAAGTTCGACAAGTGAGCGGCCTGCACCTGCGGGGCGTGGTCCTCCCCGAGGGCGGCGACCCGCGGGACGTCTGGGTGGTCAACGGGCGGATCCGCACCAAGCCGGTGCCCGGCGCGACCACCGTCAGCAGCGGCGGGTACCTGGTGCCCGGCCTGGTCGACGCGCACTGCCACGTCGGCCTGGGCGCCAAGGGCGCGGTCGACCTGCCCGAGGCGGTGGACCAGGCGCTGGCCGACCGGCGGACGGGCACGCTGCTCATCCGCGACTGCGGCTCGCCGCTGGACACGCGACCGCTGCAGGAGCGCCTCGACCTGCCCCGCATCATCCGCGCGGGCAGGCACCTGGCCCGGCCCAAGCGGTACATCAAGTACCTGGGCGTGGAGATCGAGGACCCGGCCGACCTGCCTGCCGCGGTGGCCGAGCAGGTCGCCGCCGGCGACGGCTGGGTGAAGCTCGTCGGCGACTGGATCGACCGGGGGACCGGCGACCTCGCGCCCCTGTGGACCGAGGACGTGCTCACCGAGGCGATCAAGGTCGCGCACGAGAACAAGGCCAGGGTCACCGCGCACGTCTTCGGCGAGGACGCGCTGCCCGCCCTGCTCAACGCGGGCATCGACTGCATCGAGCACGGCACGGGCCTGACCGACGACACGATCGCGCAGATGGCCCGCAACGGGACCGCGCTGGTGCCCACGCTGATCAACATCGAGAACTTCCCGGCCATCGCGGCCGGCGCGGACAAGTACCCGGCCTACCAGGGCCACATGAGGCACCTGCACGAGCGCAACGCCGAGACCGTCGCGAAGGCGGTCGAGGCCGGCGTGCCGGTGTTCGCGGGCACCGACGCGGGCGGCGGCATCGAGCACGGCCGGATCGTGGACGAGATCAAGGCGCTGCACGGCGTCGGCCTGAGCGCCACGCAGGCCTTGGGCGCCGCCTCCTGGGCCGCCCGCGAGTGGCTCGGCTTCCCGTCGCTGACCGAGGGCGCCGCCGCCGACGTCGTGGTCTACGAGGACGACCCGCGCGAGGACCTCGACGCCCTGCGGCACCCGAAGCTGGTCATGCTGCGCGGCCGGATCCACGGCTGACCTCGCGCGCACCGTCCCCCGGCGGTAGGAAATCCGTCACCGGGCCGGGTGACGAGGAGTTCTTCCGCCACCCGAGGTGAGCGCTGCGGCCGTCAGGGTGATCTTGAACGGCCTCGGGCAGCACTCCGCCCCACCGGACCACTACGTTCGGACGAGTGGAGGAACAGCGGGACCAGGACACCGGACGGGCGCACTGGGGCTTCCTCGCGTTCTTCACCGGGCTCGGCGGCTACCACCTCGCCATCCTGGTCTTCACCGCCGCGACGGCCGACCGCTTCGCCGAGGTGGACGTCACCGACCCGCCGGTGCTCGGCCCGCTCCTGCTGCTGGTCTTCCTGCCCAACGTCCTGCTCGGACTCGGCCCCGTCGTCATCTCGTGGCGCCGCGGCGAAGGGCCCGGCAAGGACTTCGGCCTGGTGCCCACCCTCCGCGACCTGAAGGTGGGCGTGGCCGCCGGCGGCGCGGCGTTGTTGGCCGCGTGGCTCATCGGCGCGCTGCTGCTGCGCATCAACCCCGACCGGTCCGGGTCGCTGGACGAGATCGAAGCGCTCTCCGGCGGTCGCACGATCTGGCTGGCCGCCGCGGCGCTGTTCGTCTTCCTCGGCGCGCCGCTGACCGAGGAGCTGCTGACCAGGGGCGCGCTGTGGCAGGCGCTGGCCCACTACCGGATACCCAGGACCGCGATCCTGGCGCTGACCGCCGTCGTCTTCGCGTTCCTGCACGAGGAGAGCTGGCGCGTGCTCGGCCTGTTCGCGCAGGGGCTCGCGATCGGCGCGGCCCGCATGATCACCGGCCGGGTGGCCTCCAGCGTGGTGGCGCACGCCACCAACAACCTGCTGCCCGCCGTCTACCTCTACACCGGCTGACTAGGGTGGATGGCTGTGACACGACCGGATGAACCGCCCCCAGGCCTGATCGCCAGCGTCCGCGCGGTCGGGCGCGAGCCGGAAGCGGTGCACGCCGGCCAGCGGTGGGGCTTCGGCGCGTTCCTGCTCGTCGAGGCCGTCTTCATCCTGAGCGCGGTGTTCATCACGGCGGTGGCCCGCACGTCCGGCATGGACCTCGGCTCGTCGGTGAGCTTCGTGCTGATCGGCTCCATGGTGCCGACGGTGCTGGCCGCGGCGGTCGCCGTCACCATCACCTACCTGCGCGGCAACGGCCCGTTCCAGGACCTCCGGCTGGCCTGGGACTGGGCGGACGTCAAGGTCGGGCTCAAGCTCGGCGCGCTCGGCCTGGTGCTCACCTACGTGGCCGCGGTGATCTGGTCGAAGGTGGTCGGCGACAAGAACGCCACCTCGGCGATCGGCGAGCTGGTCGACGGCGCGGGGCTGCCCCTCGGCGCCGCCGTGGCGATGTTCGTCTACGTGTGCTTCCTGGGCCCGGTGTGCGAGGAGGTGATCTACCGCGGCCTGCTGTGGGGCGCGATCGAGCGGCAGCGCTGGAGCCGGTGGGCCGCGTTCGTGCTGACCACGCTGATCTTCGCGGCCAGCCACCTCGAACCGCTGCGGACGTCGTTGCTCATCGTGATCGCGCTGCCCATCGGCATCGCCCGCCTCATCACCCGCCGGCTCACCGCGAGCGTGGTGGCGCACGTGATCAACAACTTCCTGCCCGGCCTGACCCTCCTCCTCGTCTCCGTCGGGGTGATGCCCGCGTGAGCACCCGCGCGATCGACCTCAACAGCGACCTCGGCGAGGGCTTCGGCATCTGGCGCCTCGGCGACGACGAAGCCCTGCTCGGCATCGTGACCAGCGCGAACGTGGCCTGTGGCTTCCACGCGGGCGACCCGTCGACCATGCGCCGGGTGTGCCGCCAGGCGGCGGACGCGGGCGTGGC
It contains:
- the ffh gene encoding signal recognition particle protein, whose product is MFNTLSDRLTSVLQNLRGKGRLSEADIDATAREIRVALLEADVALPVVRTFIAKVKERAKGAEVSQALNPAQQVVKIVNEELVGILGGETRRLNLAKNPPTVIMLAGLQGAGKTTLAGKLARWLKAQGHTPMLVACDLQRPNAVTQLQVVGQRAGVPVFAPEPGNGVGDPVDVARKGIEEAKRAQHDVVVVDTAGRLGVDEEMMRQAVDIRAAVQPDEVLFVVDAMIGQDAVNTATAFQDGVGFTGVVLTKLDGDARGGAALSVREVTGQPILFASNGEKLEDFDVFHPDRMASRILGMGDMLTLIEQAEQAFDADQAEAAAVKMGSGQLTLEDFLEQMLALRKMGPIANLLGMLPGAGQMKDQLANLDEKHLDRVQAIIRGMTPAERDDPKIINASRRLRIANGSGVRVSDVNDLVNRFFEARKMMSQMAGRFGLPGGGKNNRKGKGKKGKKGKGRGPTPPKVRGGFPGMPGMMPGMPGMPPQGGGGPALPPGLGGFDQLPPGFDPSKLKFDK
- a CDS encoding amidohydrolase family protein; the protein is MSGLHLRGVVLPEGGDPRDVWVVNGRIRTKPVPGATTVSSGGYLVPGLVDAHCHVGLGAKGAVDLPEAVDQALADRRTGTLLIRDCGSPLDTRPLQERLDLPRIIRAGRHLARPKRYIKYLGVEIEDPADLPAAVAEQVAAGDGWVKLVGDWIDRGTGDLAPLWTEDVLTEAIKVAHENKARVTAHVFGEDALPALLNAGIDCIEHGTGLTDDTIAQMARNGTALVPTLINIENFPAIAAGADKYPAYQGHMRHLHERNAETVAKAVEAGVPVFAGTDAGGGIEHGRIVDEIKALHGVGLSATQALGAASWAAREWLGFPSLTEGAAADVVVYEDDPREDLDALRHPKLVMLRGRIHG
- a CDS encoding CPBP family intramembrane glutamic endopeptidase; this encodes MEEQRDQDTGRAHWGFLAFFTGLGGYHLAILVFTAATADRFAEVDVTDPPVLGPLLLLVFLPNVLLGLGPVVISWRRGEGPGKDFGLVPTLRDLKVGVAAGGAALLAAWLIGALLLRINPDRSGSLDEIEALSGGRTIWLAAAALFVFLGAPLTEELLTRGALWQALAHYRIPRTAILALTAVVFAFLHEESWRVLGLFAQGLAIGAARMITGRVASSVVAHATNNLLPAVYLYTG
- a CDS encoding CPBP family intramembrane glutamic endopeptidase; its protein translation is MAVTRPDEPPPGLIASVRAVGREPEAVHAGQRWGFGAFLLVEAVFILSAVFITAVARTSGMDLGSSVSFVLIGSMVPTVLAAAVAVTITYLRGNGPFQDLRLAWDWADVKVGLKLGALGLVLTYVAAVIWSKVVGDKNATSAIGELVDGAGLPLGAAVAMFVYVCFLGPVCEEVIYRGLLWGAIERQRWSRWAAFVLTTLIFAASHLEPLRTSLLIVIALPIGIARLITRRLTASVVAHVINNFLPGLTLLLVSVGVMPA